One Bufo gargarizans isolate SCDJY-AF-19 chromosome 3, ASM1485885v1, whole genome shotgun sequence DNA segment encodes these proteins:
- the LOC122932799 gene encoding ATP synthase F(0) complex subunit C2, mitochondrial-like isoform X1: MRITFCQRLSLRLRSFLLSPPSSSSCTQSVHFTRKMYACVRLMSNPSMVRSGACLLARPLSASLLSQPAVKTEQMALVPARGIQSSAVCRDIDTAAKFIGAGAATVGVAGSGAGIGTVFGSLIIGYARNPSLKQQLFSYAILGFALSEAMGLFCLMVAFLILFAM, from the exons ATGCGCATCACCTTCTGTCAAAGGCTGTCATTGCGCCTGCGCTCCTTCCTTCTCTCCCCGCCAAG CAGTTCTTCTTGCACTCAGTCCGTCCACTTTACTAGAAAAATGTACGCTTGTGTCAGGCTGATGTCCAACCCATCCATG GTGAGGAGCGGAGCATGCCTGCTCGCCAGACCCCTCTCCGCCTCCCTGCTGAGCCAACCTGCAGTCAAGACAGAGCAG ATGGCGCTGGTTCCAGCTCGAGGAATTCAGAGCAGTGCTGTGTGCCGGGATATTGATACTGCTGCAAAATTCATTGGTGCTGGAGCTGCCACTGTAGGTGTGGCCGGTTCTGGTGCTGGTATTGGTACAGTGTTCGGCAGCCTTATTATTGGATATGCCAG GAACCCGTCTCTTAAGCAGCAGCTCTTCTCCTACGCCATCTTGGGCTTTGCCCTGTCTGAAGCAATGGGACTGTTCTGTCTCATGGTTGCTTTCCTCATCCTGTTTGCCATGTGA
- the LOC122932799 gene encoding ATP synthase F(0) complex subunit C2, mitochondrial-like isoform X2 has translation MYACVRLMSNPSMVRSGACLLARPLSASLLSQPAVKTEQMALVPARGIQSSAVCRDIDTAAKFIGAGAATVGVAGSGAGIGTVFGSLIIGYARNPSLKQQLFSYAILGFALSEAMGLFCLMVAFLILFAM, from the exons ATGTACGCTTGTGTCAGGCTGATGTCCAACCCATCCATG GTGAGGAGCGGAGCATGCCTGCTCGCCAGACCCCTCTCCGCCTCCCTGCTGAGCCAACCTGCAGTCAAGACAGAGCAG ATGGCGCTGGTTCCAGCTCGAGGAATTCAGAGCAGTGCTGTGTGCCGGGATATTGATACTGCTGCAAAATTCATTGGTGCTGGAGCTGCCACTGTAGGTGTGGCCGGTTCTGGTGCTGGTATTGGTACAGTGTTCGGCAGCCTTATTATTGGATATGCCAG GAACCCGTCTCTTAAGCAGCAGCTCTTCTCCTACGCCATCTTGGGCTTTGCCCTGTCTGAAGCAATGGGACTGTTCTGTCTCATGGTTGCTTTCCTCATCCTGTTTGCCATGTGA